The Magnolia sinica isolate HGM2019 chromosome 9, MsV1, whole genome shotgun sequence sequence CCTGGTCTACTCAAATTAGACCattcaaatggtgggacccacctctgatcaATGGAATTTGTTTGGGAATGGCTCTAGGTACTTAATCAGTCTAATGATAGAATTTTCTCCCCATTTCTTTTACGGTACATCTGCTGTTTGAAGTTTCGGTATCATTACACTGGGAATATGAAAACATTGCAGATAATAGAAAATGCAGTAAGATATTGAGATATTGGAGAAATATGAGGTGACATTTTTTGGTATAACTATAGGAGATTTTAAAATACATGCATATCTATTCAGGAGTTaaaatattaagaaaaaaaatatgtgcataataatttttaatttaatgggaggttaaaagcatgtgttgttgtaagataTATATCCAACTATTTATACCCATTTTTTGCGTCCTGATGTGGACCAATCAAATGTTGCCACCTGTCGACACCATATAACTGCAAATGGCATGAAACATACTCCCATccaatcagtgttcgaaatatcaataTCGTATTATGTATCGCATCTTTGGGGAAtatatacatatcagttatcgcgtaggatatatcgtttgtactcaataatttatcgcactttttaagaaacattgggaaatttgttgaatttttcaatcaaacttcatggattgttaaaaaagatattaatatacacttttaaatcataatatttCAAAAGGGAAGTACACATAATATGTTTCCTTCGTATATGGTCCTACGATATGCgctgtttgactgaactaatacaattatatttaaattgaatggataacatttagagtgtatgtgatgattattttatctatttcaaaaagaaaatacacataataagtttcctttgtatatggtcctaagctatgcgctgtttgactgaactaatgcaattatattcaaattgaatgcataacatttagagtgtatgtgatgattatttcattaaatacttataaatacttcgaaattagtatTAATTAACAGTTAGTTGAAtggaaattgtgaaaaaaaaaaatatttttttattaattttttaattaaatataattttcatttttaaaaaattgacaaggacttaacaactcagtagatcagccctcatatatgcttgatttcatattTAGAGTTCAACATTGCGAGCAATTTGAGagaatttgagaaaattttgaatttttcccaaatcggaccacctacactcaaatttcaaaattagtgtgtatatgatgatcatttcatcaaacactcctaaatacttcaaaattagccTCAATTAACAACtggtttaaaaaaaatcaaaaatgaaaaaaaaaatggagaacataaAGAATCAATAGATTCGAAATCAAAACTCCAActatatgatttttcatgcaaaacatgaagaataaataaatttataaccATTTAACATTATTTTaacataattaaaaaataattgaaaattgaaaatgctcatcgatcgaacatgtgggatatatcggcactacctatgcatttcgtatcgcacgagtgggatacaagatatatagtgggatatatcagttgatattattgatatttaaaATATTGCATCCAAGAGTTTCCTCGTTTGTGCTTCTCTCAGTAATACGTAGTTATAAATGTAAATATACGAACCCTTATGCCTGCCTTTAGAAAAGCAAATCAGCGCATGACACATGATTATATTTATCAGGTTCATTAATATGGCAGCACGCGCAATATGTCTATAAGAGACCTGCTGAGAAAATAGATCATATATCACAAATTTGACTATGATATTCTCGGTGAGGCTGTCTCTCACAATTCTTCCAAAATAGGAGATTTCCCCAAAGACGTTTGGAGAGGCTATAACATTTGAGAAGATTCTGAAGATCCGAAGATCAGACCGATGTCCAAGCGAAACCAACCATGGCTCAGACTCAAATTTACAAAGACAAACATATCGGCCCCGTTAGGTTCTCTATTTCGTATATCTATCGAAATTAAGAGAATATGAGAACTAGATCAGATTTGGACCAATGCCACCGTGGTATCAGGTGTCAAATCCTTCTATCGCTCAAAACCATCACCTATAGGATGGTTAAGTGCAGGATGAGATTTGATCTAAACCGCCCAACACCTTAAAGTGAAGGGGCCTACCAGGAGAGAGGCCATAGTCGATTTGACACCTCGATTGGCCTATAAGGGTTTCAGGAATTTGATTTGCTGATCCAAATCTAAAGAAACTTTGGTCGTCCCTAGCCTGATCTTTGTAGTGGTTCATCAATAAAGACATTGAATGACCGAGATTAATCCGAGTTTAGCCCTTGACCTGGTTGTCTTGATCATAGGAATCTTGACATATTTAGACTTGGTCCTTAGTGGACTACAAACACTCCACAACAGATCAATTATGAGAAGAAGATCTGAGAAGCTAGGTAGTCCAAATGTAACAAAAGTCCTATTTTTCAATCAACGTCGCTAATTCTAGAGTAATCAAGGGGATCCCTTTATTTGAAAATCCCGCAATGTAAATACGAAGGATCCGGAAACCCCAACAAGTGTTTTACCACCTCAATAATTTATAAAAGGAATAATTGAAGAAGAACTCGAGGCACTCCACCAAACATAGTAACCTATCTTTTAAATCATATTCATTTATCTTTCTTGGCATAACTCAACTTAACCTAGTTTTACATAGCTACTGTCTAGTAGCTCCCGCTATAGTACCTTAAGAGTATAAGTAAATTTCTATAACCTTAAGTTGTAGGACTATGATCATCTAAGTTTCGATTTAGCTGATCACACCCACTTTGATCGTTTATTCTAATAGATGCATCAAGTATTTAtcattttacttttgtttattcatttgattTGTCTTGTAACTTGTCGATTACAATGAGTATCAATTCTAAATATTAATGAAATCGACAACATTTTATCTTCTTTAATTTGTATGTGTATCCTTATTCATTTGAGAAGTATATTGAACTTAAAATATtggtgaaagaacaagtccttaagTCCATAGATTCACTTCTATTGTAATGAAGTTAAAAAGAACTTATTCGAATATGCTAACCCCTACCATTTCACAAATTGCTTGAACAAAATTCAAACATTAGTGGTTGAGAGAACCTTAAATCTTTGATCCCAGTCTCTAATCTGTTTAACTCAATGCGGGGGACACTAGCGGTTCAATCAGACTTTGAGTTGAGTGTACTCTGGCACGACTATGCAGTTTACCCACACATAAAAACTTAATTTAGACCCTCGATCACACTAGTAATAATGCTTGATTGAATTGGCGATAACACTAATCAtctcatccatgccatttatccacCCAACCAACTCATctgtccatccaaccatccaatcttccATCCTACCATccattattatttcaaaatattgaTAATACATGATATTTTATCGAAGAATTGTTGACtattggaaaggaaacaaaagagtGTGGTCCTAATATTGCCTAtgttgtaataataataatattatgcAATTTTATCAATATTATTCTCGAAAAATTGAACCATCTAccctttaaaaattttgaaatagaaatttttttaacaaacaagATTTGGGTGATATCAATTCACCAACGATATTGTTGAAACATCACACATAGAGTGGCAATACAAGTAACACCTAAAATTTACACAGCTGAAAATATTAGTGATACTTAGGGGTTGtttgattttaatttaatttagtaAATATATGTAAATAAGTAGCAGTGAATTTCTTCATCTGTTTGCAAGGGGATGAAATCCGTTAGGAATTTTGTCTCCAAaattggtcttttttttttcttttttttttgtaatattgatttaaaattatggaccccatcatgatgtatgtgacttatccataccatccatctttTTTAACCACATATTTcattgcatgagcccaaaaacgaggccaatccaaagctcaagtagaccacaacttAGAAAATAGTGGTCCAAGAaacattgatcattaaaaactatttTCTCTTTAGGGCTCACGGtgattttatttgtcatccaacttgttcgtaaggtcacaaattCATGAATAAAAGGGAAACAAACTTATCAACTTGTTCCTAAACTTATGGGTCCTCAAAAAGCTTTCAATTGTAtgtgttcaattcccaccatttcggatggtgtggtccattagagcttTCGATTtgcctttttttctttaaaaaaaaagctcctcatataaaattatataaaataatcaagagCCGATGGAATTAACCACGTGAAtaagacacaaacatcacggtgtgcctaACGATTTTAATGTTTTTCTCCTCGGGTTATACGGCCCCTTGCTATAAAAAAAAGGTGGCTGTCACCATCACTTTGGAAAACCagtcataaaaaaaaattaaataaatatgaTCGATTTACTTCAATTAGAGGTACAACGAAAAAAATTAGACTACCCCTTATATTATAGCCTATAATGGGAATTTCTGatggggtgtgtcccaccataTAAACGGCTCAGATATTCAGCACAAGTAACGCGTTGGCGGGAAAATGAAGCGTGTAAGACGTTGCATGTTGTGAACCCTTTTCTCCGTCGTATGTGAACGTATTCACTACGGCTTCCACACCTCCAGATTCCAAAAATCTCACGCCCACAACGAAACTCTCCGACAGCAAGCTATTTTTTTGTCAGAACGAAACTCCCCAACTACTATCTGTTTTGCCCACAACGATAGcagtagcaacaacaacaactactacaaccaAAGCAACTGCAACAACAAACCCTAGGTCCAGGTACTATTTCCCTATTCTCTCCCTCAGAAGTCATAGATCTGCAACTACATCTAATTCCCATGGCGGACTACCTAAATCTGTATTcctccttcttccttctcctcCTATTTTCCTCCTGCAACGCAATTTCCCTTCAAAACTGCTCGACCGAAAGTCCCTACAGTGGATTCCAATCGGACTTTTCCATGCTCCAGCACCAGCTCCGCGGCGTCTTCACCATAATCGACGGCTGCTCTTTCAAGGTCTCCGAATTCGACATGATCGACGGCTCCGATGTGGTTTGGTGGGGTTCGCGCGGCCCCGATCTGAGTAACCTCACCCTAGGATTCCAGCTCTCTGATCAACGCCTGAATCAGACTTATAAGAACAGTAGCTTCGTAGTGAGTCTGAAAAATCACACGTGGGATCAGATTGGGGTTGTCTCGGTGTGGGATCCCCCCACTGCGTCCGATTTCGGCCTCATTGTGATCAGGAACCCAATTAACGGATCGGATTCGATCTTGCCGGTCCCATCGCCGGGAAACAGTGATGGTAGTCGGAGAAAACGGACCTACAAACAGCCCACGATGTTTGATAACTGTAGGAGCCTATCCCCTGAATTCCGCGTCCGTTGGACGTTGAATTCGGAGAATGATTCGATCGATATCGGCCTTGAAGCAGCCATCGATTCCCGGTACTATATGGCATTTGGCTGGGCCGTACCTGGGTTGTCATCGTCACTTATGCTCCATGCTGATGTGGCAGTTACTGGATTCACAGAGGATGGCATGCCTTTTGCCGATGACTACTTCATTACTAAGTACAGTGAGTGCTTGCTGAACAAGGACGGTATTGTGCAGGGGGTGTGCCCTGACACCATGTATGAGGGGTCAGATAATGCGGAATTGGTTAACAATACCCGATTGGTTTACGGCCACAGGCGGGATGGAATTTCATTCGTCCGTTACACACGGTCGCTCATGTCCGCTGATCAGAAATATGATGTACCTGTGAATAGAACCAGCAACATGACTGTGATTTGGGCCTTAGGATTGATCAGGCCGCCTGATACACTACACCCATATTACCTGCCACAAAACCACGGGGGTCCTCGGCTTGTGACTTATGGGCATTTGAGTCTTAATGTTTCGGAGGAGGTAAATGATTGTTTTGGGCCACTGGAGGCGAAAGACATGGAAGACCAAGATCTTACTTTTGCAGATGTGAAGACTCCACTTGCCGTCACAGTGGGGCCCGCGTCGCATTATCCGAACCCCCCAAATCCGTCAAAAGTTTTTTATATTAACAAGAAAGAGGCTCCGGTGTTGAGAGTTGAACGTGGGGTTCCAGTGAAGTTCTTGATTCAGGCTGGGCATGATGTTGCTCTCTACATTACTTCTGATCCAATTGGCGGGAATGCTACTTCAAGAAATGGATCGGAGACTGTCTATGCAGGTGGGCCAGAAGCGGAGGGGGTCCCCTCCAGTCCAAAAGAGTTGGTTTGGTTGCCTGATCGGAATACTCCTGACCAAGTTTATTATCAGTCACTTTATGAGCAGAAAATGGGTTGGAAAGTTCAGGTGGTCGATGGGGGTCTTTCAGATATGTATAATAACAGCATCATTCTGGATGATCAGCAAGTCACATTGTTTTGGACATTATTGGACGGTTCGAATTCAATCTCAATTGCAGTCCGAGGCGAGAAAAAAAGCAGGTACCTTGCGATTGCATTTGGCAGTGGAATGGTGAATAGCTTTGCATATGTAGGTTGGGTTGACAACAGTGGTAAAGGTCGTGTGAGCACATACTGGATAGATGGCCGGGATGCACTGAGCCTGCATCCAACGCCCGAAAATCTGACAGACGTAAGATGCAAATTGGAAAATGGTATCATCACGTTCGAGTTTGTACGTCCATTGGCACCTTCCTGCAGTGGAAGGTTGGAGTGTAAAAATATTATTGATCCAATGGCGCCACTTAGAGTTGTGTGGGCCATGGGTGCTCAGTGGTCGGAGGACCATTTGAGTGAGCGGAACATGCATTCAGCCACGAGCAGCAGACCTGTCCGCGTCCTGCTTATGCGTGGGTCAGCAGAGGCTGAAGAGGATTTGCGCCCGGTTCTAGCTGTTCATGGGTTCATGATGTTTGTGGCTTGGGGTATTTTGCTTCCTGGTGGAATATTGGCAGCCAGGTACTTAAAGCATTTGAAGGGTGATGGATGGTACCAAATTCATGTTTACTTGCAGTATTCGGGACTCGCAATCATCCTACTTGGCATTCTTTTCGCTGCAGCTGAACTTCGGGGTTTTTTCATTAGCTCTGTACATGTGAAGTTTGGTGTGATTGCCATAATTTTGGCATATATGCAGCCAGTGAATGCATTTCTACGGCCCAAAAAGCTGGTTAATGGTGACGAAATCTCTTCGAGGAGGGTGCTTTGGGAATATTCGCATGTTATTGTTGGGAGGAGTGCGGTCGTGGCAGGGATGGGGGCACTTATTAGTGGGATGAAACATTTGGGAGAGAGATATGTGGGTGAAAATGTCCATGGACTTAACTGGGCTTTGATAGCATGGTTTTTTGTCGGTGCTTTAATGGTCGTGTATTTGGAGTATCGGGAAACacagcgaagaggaagagagagtttgggaaaTGGTAATTGGGTTTTGGGGAATAGTGAAGATGATGACTCTGTTGATCTTCTCCCTTCCAACCGAACATATACCCAGCGGGAATCACATCCTTCCGACAGAATGGAAGTTCAGCTTGAACCCATAAACAGATAGGCAATTTCGTTTCATTAGTTTCTGTTACAGACTTCCCACGTAGAAATTGTTTACTTATAGAGGAGTTTGGACCCATGCGGGTCCTGCTTGAGAGTACCCTTGCAATGCGGCGTATGGCTTCTATCGTGGTAGCTATGGTGCATGGTGGGACTTTGTTTACCTCCTAACAGTTTCATTGTAATGAGTTATTCTCCTGTGTCATGTAATTTGGATACACAATACAATATTTTGGTATAGAAAGGAAGGTTATATTTCTTCAGTATGCATTTTAAGATAATACTGGTCTATCTTGTGACTTGGATTGGTTCTTGTTGGACGGTAGAGAATTTCCCTGTACATTGTGTTTGAGAAATGCAAATCATAGTTCTGTTGCTTTAGGAAGTGTTGACATTTTGTGTTAAAAATAAAGTTATTTTGgttgaatttaaataaatttagcATGTATTTATTTCTCGGTAAATAGTTTATATTCTTCTATTGATTTTTCTAACTCGTATTTGGTTTGTCGCAACCTTCTAACTAGGTGTTGCTCACTTCATATCTCACTCTGGACTTGCTCCCACCCCACTCCTACTTCCTAGCCATTTAGACTTGCTAACAGTTTGAAGCAGACACTTCCACTCTTCTCTTTATACTTGCAACCATTTCCAAACATGCACTTATTATAGACTTTTCAAAACTTCTTAAACAATgcagctgcttttttttttttcccttttccatTTGAGCTGTTTCAGACCAATCCTGTGAATGTATTAGTGTCTTTCCATACTGATTTCTTCATCCCATTCTTCGTAGATGATATTTCAAATTGAATAGATACAGTGCTTCTTGTTCTCTTACTTCCACCAATTTGTTTTTTATGTTGAAATACCAAGTTCACGTCTCCAGTTTAGATGCTGCTTGTTTTCTGGATGACTGGAGTTCATGACGAACCACTAACTCttttaacccaacccatcacACATATACCGAACTTCAATTTTAGGGCTCTTCCTTTTTATGAATACTAGGAAAGGCCATTATAATTTAGTCGTCCCCACTTGTTTAAACCAACTGTTCACAATTCAATGTACTTGTGCATCCAGATGCAGCCTCGAGGTTTCAACATTCAATACCAGTTGTGTTATAAAATTTTAGTGAAGTGTGAGAACAGAATTAATCCACTAATTTGTGATAGATTATGTTGTCTATATCTAGAAAATTCAACTCACTTCGGAAATATGCTACTGAACTGTTTTCCATTCACTATCATTTCGCACTAGCATGGAGATAACTTTTGAACTTCGCTTTTTCTATGGTGGCATCTTTGTAGAATTTGAGAAGAAGAGAACCTTTATTGGGATGAAGAGAATTTTATTTGATTCACTATATGCCCTAATCAGAGAAAAGATGGTTTTTGTCATTACATCAGTGGTCCAGGGTGGGAATTGGTTCACCTCCTCAAAAGTTTGTTATGAAATAAGCATTCTATGACTGTAATTTTAGGTTTAAATTTTCCCATTTGCAATTGAGATCGAGAGATTGAGGCCTTAGAATtgtttttgtttctgtttttttttttttttttcgttatcCTATCTTTGAGGGTCTGAAAAACTATTAGTCTATGATGCCCAAATGCTTAAAAAAGGCTGTGTATTAAAGGCGCTAAGTGCACTCAAGGTGCAATGAGCATTTATTTGTGTTCTGTTATCACTGATAGGAACAGATGcgcaaacaaaaaagaagaagaagaagattttccTTCTTTCATAGCTTATAGTGCATGTCTCTTATCACTGATAGGAACAGAGCATGCAACATGCACTTGTTCATTGTGGATCAGCCGCTGCCACCTGTTTCGTGGACAGGTGGAAGAATTAATATCTAGGTATTCTGGTCATGAAATCCATTTCCTTCCAAAGGGATGGAATATGAAGATGGAGAAAGAAGAGCTGGAGGAATGGGAGGATGTtgggaaaaagaaaggaaaaccaGGATCTTGCTAAGGTAAGAACAACATTGTTTGTGGATTGTTATCCTATTGAATTGGGGCATAACGGGCTTAAATACCACTTTGGTAAGTACGGAAAGGTATTTAATGCAGTAATCCCAGTTGATCACAAGTCAGGAACTGTCAGAGGGTTTGCCTTCATCGGGCACAGTAGCAGGGAGTGGAGGATGCGATTGAAGCTATTGATGGGAGAGTTGTGCAAGGAAGGAAGATAAAGGTAATATTGCAAAATATGGGCATGAGATTCGCAAATCTGGGAAACAAGGGAAGTCTTATAGCTTTAATTGCGAGACACCAGGAGATTGGAAACAGCTCAGCGGATCTGGGGGACCAGTGATATGTGTCAGGAATCCGGAGGAGGCTCTGGGCATGGGAATCTGATCCTTCAGGGACATTTTAGCAAGGTCTTCAAATACTGTAACATGGGGTGGAGGAGACTTTGAACCCCTGAAACAAAGTGACCAGAGCAAGATAGTGAAAACAGAACTGTCAGACGATAGGTAGTCACCGTCAATCTGTCCTTAATTGCTGGCATGCTCAAAGTTCACGAGCAGACATGTGCTCTTGGTTAATAGTGGAACATCACTCTGATGGGAAGATGACCAAATGGATTTGTCTCAGATGGGGCTTAAAGATGGAAAACTTTTCAATTGTATATTTAAACAGCTGGTATTGGTGGTTAGTAGTTGAACTAGGAATATTGCCAGACAGGCTACTAGAAGGAAGATCCTTCATGCTAACGGGGCCAGTCTGTTAGAATCAGAGGAAATTGGAATGTAGGTCTCTTGGTTTTTGAAGTGAATTGGGTCTTACTGTATGGAATCCCATTGGAGCTTTGGTTGGAAGAAGTAATAAGGGAATTGGGTTCGTGCCTAGGGTCTGTCGAAGAAATTGACCCGAAATCCCTCAGCAGAGAAATGGTGGCATATGCGAGGCTCAAAATCCACAGCAGAAGGCTGAATCTAATGCCAGAGATGGTGGAGCACAGGATGAAAGATCCGTCTCTACAATTAGGCGTATTCCAGAAGCTTGTAGCAATGAAAGCACGCTGCAGGAGGAGGCACACACCTATAGGGCCTCAATGTCTCAGGACGAGGAAGATGGTGCAGCTGATTCATTACTCCTGTAGACCATTAGTGTTTGTGGAGGTTGATGGGACACGTGTCCATTAGATGGAGAGGCAGTTTGCGCCACATGCCTTGTACATGGAGAAACACGAGAGAGAGAACATTATTTGTAGGTATGATGGTGGAAGTCTTCAAGACCCTCTCTCTTACAAGGATACCGTCGTAGCAAGTGAAGGTTCTGTGCAAGGGCCCCTTAGACTCATCAAGTCGAGATCCGAACCGTTGCTCATGGGAAGGGTTGAAGCAGGCAACATGTCTGGAGGCCTTTACCCCCTTCTTTCTTACAACGCCACATCTTTTGAtgaatatatctcaatgggctatTCCCGAGTGTCATCGGCTTCTGACGCAGGACAATTACCTACTTGccctaaaagctcgaactgttagagcatggcgaatcaatccatttatcttgtAGCCCAGGCCAGAATTACAcatgattttctttttattttcatgatatttgtgatgaatatagtGACGTTcgtgtttttttgttaaatatcttaattcggttatctgatctcacatgttacttaatTCATGTAttggtcctgcatcaaatttggtatcagagaacaGTTTTAGCGTAGGTTAGTCTATTGTCAATCCGTCTTTGTGGTGGAAATTTTCTACAAAAACCCTTTTTCTAGGTTTTGTTGAGTCCCGCGTGATCGGCTTTGCGAAGGGGACAATATTTCGTTGAGTTAGTCAGACCTATTTTTTAGGTTTTGTTGAGTCCCCATatatatctaggccatataggaTTTTTGTGTCGCATCTAGGGTTTCCTTTTAGAGTTTCCTTATGTATGCCCACTTGTTCAGGACGTGGTTTTGATTTACATCCCAATATGAATCTGGAGCAGATT is a genomic window containing:
- the LOC131256992 gene encoding cytochrome b561, DM13 and DOMON domain-containing protein At5g54830-like isoform X1, with amino-acid sequence MADYLNLYSSFFLLLLFSSCNAISLQNCSTESPYSGFQSDFSMLQHQLRGVFTIIDGCSFKVSEFDMIDGSDVVWWGSRGPDLSNLTLGFQLSDQRLNQTYKNSSFVVSLKNHTWDQIGVVSVWDPPTASDFGLIVIRNPINGSDSILPVPSPGNSDGSRRKRTYKQPTMFDNCRSLSPEFRVRWTLNSENDSIDIGLEAAIDSRYYMAFGWAVPGLSSSLMLHADVAVTGFTEDGMPFADDYFITKYSECLLNKDGIVQGVCPDTMYEGSDNAELVNNTRLVYGHRRDGISFVRYTRSLMSADQKYDVPVNRTSNMTVIWALGLIRPPDTLHPYYLPQNHGGPRLVTYGHLSLNVSEEVNDCFGPLEAKDMEDQDLTFADVKTPLAVTVGPASHYPNPPNPSKVFYINKKEAPVLRVERGVPVKFLIQAGHDVALYITSDPIGGNATSRNGSETVYAGGPEAEGVPSSPKELVWLPDRNTPDQVYYQSLYEQKMGWKVQVVDGGLSDMYNNSIILDDQQVTLFWTLLDGSNSISIAVRGEKKSRYLAIAFGSGMVNSFAYVGWVDNSGKGRVSTYWIDGRDALSLHPTPENLTDVRCKLENGIITFEFVRPLAPSCSGRLECKNIIDPMAPLRVVWAMGAQWSEDHLSERNMHSATSSRPVRVLLMRGSAEAEEDLRPVLAVHGFMMFVAWGILLPGGILAARYLKHLKGDGWYQIHVYLQYSGLAIILLGILFAAAELRGFFISSVHVKFGVIAIILAYMQPVNAFLRPKKLVNGDEISSRRVLWEYSHVIVGRSAVVAGMGALISGMKHLGERYVGENVHGLNWALIAWFFVGALMVVYLEYRETQRRGRESLGNGNWVLGNSEDDDSVDLLPSNRTYTQRESHPSDRMEVQLEPINR
- the LOC131256992 gene encoding cytochrome b561, DM13 and DOMON domain-containing protein At5g54830-like isoform X2, which encodes MLQHQLRGVFTIIDGCSFKVSEFDMIDGSDVVWWGSRGPDLSNLTLGFQLSDQRLNQTYKNSSFVVSLKNHTWDQIGVVSVWDPPTASDFGLIVIRNPINGSDSILPVPSPGNSDGSRRKRTYKQPTMFDNCRSLSPEFRVRWTLNSENDSIDIGLEAAIDSRYYMAFGWAVPGLSSSLMLHADVAVTGFTEDGMPFADDYFITKYSECLLNKDGIVQGVCPDTMYEGSDNAELVNNTRLVYGHRRDGISFVRYTRSLMSADQKYDVPVNRTSNMTVIWALGLIRPPDTLHPYYLPQNHGGPRLVTYGHLSLNVSEEVNDCFGPLEAKDMEDQDLTFADVKTPLAVTVGPASHYPNPPNPSKVFYINKKEAPVLRVERGVPVKFLIQAGHDVALYITSDPIGGNATSRNGSETVYAGGPEAEGVPSSPKELVWLPDRNTPDQVYYQSLYEQKMGWKVQVVDGGLSDMYNNSIILDDQQVTLFWTLLDGSNSISIAVRGEKKSRYLAIAFGSGMVNSFAYVGWVDNSGKGRVSTYWIDGRDALSLHPTPENLTDVRCKLENGIITFEFVRPLAPSCSGRLECKNIIDPMAPLRVVWAMGAQWSEDHLSERNMHSATSSRPVRVLLMRGSAEAEEDLRPVLAVHGFMMFVAWGILLPGGILAARYLKHLKGDGWYQIHVYLQYSGLAIILLGILFAAAELRGFFISSVHVKFGVIAIILAYMQPVNAFLRPKKLVNGDEISSRRVLWEYSHVIVGRSAVVAGMGALISGMKHLGERYVGENVHGLNWALIAWFFVGALMVVYLEYRETQRRGRESLGNGNWVLGNSEDDDSVDLLPSNRTYTQRESHPSDRMEVQLEPINR